A stretch of Lathyrus oleraceus cultivar Zhongwan6 chromosome 6, CAAS_Psat_ZW6_1.0, whole genome shotgun sequence DNA encodes these proteins:
- the LOC127093267 gene encoding PKS-NRPS hybrid synthetase cheA: MTTERFGTREEVIRWIKEVGINNKVTVIISRSDTETGKRGRSNKIIFGCDKGGKHKISDSGTQSASKKCGCPFKIRSTPAKDGSGWKIDVKCGLHNHGLPDRLEGHSFIGRLTTDEKQHVADLAKRHVAPRHILLSLQDNYPENVTRITQVYKHKSVIQKEIRGPRSEIQHLFKLIEDAGYVYWSRKKDDSEVVREIFWAHPDSVKLLNIFPIVLVMDNTYKTNKYRQPLFEIVGMTSTELTFPVGFAYMESEQTENFCWVLEKLKELFVKKDMCPQVILTDRDLALMKAIEVVFPNSINLLCRFHINKNVGAKCKQHVVNDLQKTIDTLWMEVVWASDEVEYGQRLHQLEQACVDYSGFINYVKDTWLTPHRHRFVGPWINRVLHLGNTTTNRVESAHWKLKQMLGNSIGDMVKCWEAMNNNLRLQLRNIRASFQKSFYEVEHAHVSPFYGYLRGSVSRAALRRIAEELLRVDYVGTNRQICGCTLRTSYGLPCACELGRYRLGGIPIPIDAVHVHWRKLTMEVELEVGEDDGSKVEMTSAMDELWRRFIEVDMTSAGVSSSKIGRKSSTFRTPCLYDHLIARGRPQLSASFQFSPLFPTVGKYS, encoded by the exons atgacgacggaaagatttggtacacgagaagaggttatcagatggattaaagaggttggaatcaacaataaagtaactgttattatcagtcgttcagatactgaaacggggaagagagggagaagtaacaaaataatatttggttgtgataaaggtgggaaacacaagattagtgatagtggtacccaaagtgcgtcgaagaaatgtggatgtccatttaaaatcaggtcgactccggcgaaagatggatctggttggaagattgatgtaaaatgtgggttacataatcatggtttaccggatagattagaaggtcattcgtttattggtaggttgaccacagatgagaagcaacatgtcgctgatttggcAAAGAGACATGTAGCACCTAGACACATATTACTTTCATTGCAAGACAATtatcctgagaatgtcactcggattacgcaagtatacaagcataagagtgtgatacaaaaagagataagaggtcctaggagtgagatacaacatctgtttaagcttattgaggatgcaggatatgtgtattggagtagaaaaaaggatgactcggaagtggtgagagagatattttgggcacatcctgattcagttaagttgttgaatatatttccgattgtgttagttatggataacacctacaagacaaacaaatatagacaacctttgtttgaaattgttggcatgacatcgaccgagttgacttttcctgttggatttgcgtatatggagtctgagcaaacagagaatttttgctgggtattggagaaattaaaagagttgtttgtgaagaaagacatgtgtccacaagtgattttgacagatagagatcttgctttgatgaaagcaattgaagttgtgtttcccaactcgattaatttgctatgtagatttcacattaacaaaaacgttggtgccaaatgcaaacaacatgtggtgaatgacctgcaaaagacgatagacacattatggatggaagttgtctgggctagtgatgaggttgagtatggtcagcggttgcatcaacttgagcaagcatgtgttgattatagtggatttattaattatgtgaaagacacatggttgactccacataggcatagatttgttggaccatggattaatcgagtgctacatttgggtaacacaacgactaatcg ggttgaatctgctcattggaagttaaagcagatgttaggaaacagtataggtgacatggtcaaatgttgggaagcaatgaataacaacttgaggttacaactgagaaacattagagcttcttttcaaaagagtttttacgaagttgagcacgcacacgtaagtcccttttatggttatttgcgtggttccgtatctcgagctgctttgagacgtattgctgaagagttattgagagttgattatgttggaactaacaggcaaatatgtggttgtactcttagaacatcttatgggttaccttgtgcttgtgagttaggaagatacagactaggtggtataccgatacccattgatgctgttcatgttcattggaggaaactaactatggaagttgagttagaggtagGTGAAGACGATGGATCAAAGGTGGAAATGACTTCTGCAATGGATGAGTTGTGGAGACGATTTATAGAAGTTGATATGACATCGGcaggtgtcagctcgtccaaaataggtcgtaaatcatcaaccttcaggactccctgcctatacgaccatctcatcgctcggggaagaccacagttatcagcaagtttccaattctcccctctttttccaacagttggaaagtactcgtga
- the LOC127092258 gene encoding protein NPGR2 yields the protein MKFLRSGDQLGATDETYPSSQSLITNDFFSASGHSFLPGKLDLKPDTGNIEEAELSLRESGVLNYEEARALLGRYEYQKGNLVAALHVFEGIDVAVVTPKIKIALSRNGERRKRHSHNHGEPEMSIHSVGLLLEALFLKTKSLQVLERFKEAAQSCKVIMDIVESSLPEGLPDNFGAECKLQETVSKAVELLPELWKLADCSREATLSYRRALLHRWNLDAGTTAKIQKEFVVFLLYSGGEVMPPNLRSQMDGSFVPGNNIEEAILLLMILIRKVSLNRIEWDPSILDHLSFALSISGGLSRLADHLEELLPGTIHRSERFHDLALCYYGADKDSTALDLLRKLLNGREKPKHVPGLLMASKICCENPTLAKEGVSFAQRAVESLDGKCTQLESVAKLYLGVSLSAHSKLAVSDFEKFKRQSEALQALETAGRMTRMIDPLVLYNLSLEYAEQRKLDDALYYAKYVVKLEGGSNVKGWLLLARILSAQKQFLDAESIINAALDQTGKWDQGDLLRTKAKIQIAQNQLKNAIETYTQLLAVLQIQRKSFGSWKKLYKDDRDRAKNLELEIWHDLAHVYISLSQWHDAEACLSKSKAIKPYSASRCHALGIMYEAKGLYKEALKAFGDALNIDPGHVLSLISTAKVLRHCSNKSNPAVRSFLMDALRHDRLNASAWYNLGLFHKAEGTISSLVEAAECFQAAQSLEESTPLEPFR from the exons ATGAAGTTCCTACGCTCAGGGGACCAATTAGGGGCAACAGATGAAACCTACCCTTCCTCTCAATCTCTTATAACCAACGACTTCTTCTCAGCAAGCGGCCATTCTTTCCTACCTGGAAAACTTGATCTCAAACCGGACACCGGCAATATAGAAGAAGCAGAATTATCTTTGCGTGAAAGTGGTGTGTTGAACTACGAG GAAGCTAGAGCTCTGTTAGGAAGATATGAGTATCAAAAGGGAAATTTAGTAGCTGCTTTACATGTCTTTGAGGGAATAGATGTTGCTGTTGTGACTCCTAAGATCAAAATTGCGCTTTCTAGAAATGGAGAACGACGGAAGAGACATTCTCATAATCACGGTGAACCGGAAATGTCTATACATTCTGTTGGATTATTGTTGGAAGCACTTTTCCTAAAAACTAAATCTTTGCAGGTTCTTGAAAGGTTTAAAG AAGCTGCTCAATCTTGCAAAGTTATTATGGACATAGTGGAATCTTCATTACCTGAAGGCTTGCCTGATAACTTTGGTGCTGAATGTAAATTGCAGGAGACCGTGAGCAAGGCAGTCGAGCTGCTTCCGGAGTTGTGGAAGCTTGCTGATTGTTCGCGTGAAGCTACTTTGTCTTACCGGAGAGCACTCCTTCATCGATGGAATCTTGATGCAGGGACTACAGCAAAGATTCAAAAAGAAtttgttgtttttcttttatataGTGGAGGAGAAGTAATGCCCCCTAATCTTCGTTCCCAAATGGATGGCTCGTTTGTACCAGGAAACAACATAGAAGAGGCCATACTTCTTTTAATGATTTTGATAAGAAAAGTCTCTCTCAATAGAATTGAGTGGGATCCTTCAATTTTAGACCACCTTTCGTTTGCATTGTCTATTTCGGGAGGCCTGTCAAGGTTAGCCGATCATTTGGAAGAATTGCTCCCCGGGACTATTCATCGAAGTGAAAGATTCCATGATCTAGCTCTTTGTTATTATGGAGCAGATAAGGACTCAACGGCACTTGATCTTCTAAGAAAATTGTTGAATGGTAGAGAAAAGCCAAAACATGTTCCTGGTTTGTTAATGGCTTCTAAGATTTGTTGTGAGAATCCTACACTTGCAAAAGAAGGGGTAAGCTTCGCTCAGAGAGCGGTTGAGAGCTTGGATGGAAAATGTACGCAGTTAGAAAGTGTTGCGAAATTATATCTTGGTGTTTCATTATCAGCACACTCGAAATTAGCCGTTTCTGATTTTGAGAAGTTTAAGAGACAATCTGAGGCACTTCAAGCCTTGGAAACTGCTGGTAGAATGACCAGAATGATAGACCCGCTAGTACTTTACAATCTCAGCTTAGAATATGCAGAACAAAGGAAGTTGGATGACGCACTTTATTATGCAAAGTACGTCGTAAAACTGGAAGGTGGTTCTAATGTTAAAGGATGGTTACTATTGGCACGGATATTATCTGCTCAAAAACAGTTTTTGGATGCAGAATCTATTATTAACGCTGCTTTAGATCAGACTGGGAAATGGGATCAAGGTGATTTGTTGCGAACAAAAGCTAAAATTCAAATTGCACAGAACCAGTTAAAGAATGCCATCGAGACATACACTCAGCTTCTCGCTGTTCTTCAAATTCAGAGAAAGAGTTTTGGTTCTTGGAAGAAGTTATATAAG GACGACCGAGATCGTGCTAAGAACTTGGAATTGGAAATATGGCATGATCTTGCTCATGTGTATATCAGTCTTTCCCAATGGCATGATGCAGAGGCGTGTCTTTCAAAATCTAAGGCCATCAAACCATACTCTGCTTCTAGATGTCATGCTCTAG GTATAATGTATGAAGCAAAGGGCCTTTACAAAGAAGCTCTAAAAGCTTTTGGTGATGCTTTAAACATTGATCCTGGCCATGTTCTGAGCTTAATCTCCACTGCTAAAGTACTTAGACATTGCAGTAATAAATCAAATCCTGCAGTCAGAAGTTTTTTGATGGATGCACTACGACACGATAGATTGAATGCTTCTGCTTGGTATAATCTTGGCCTCTTTCACAAAGCTGAGGGTACAATATCATCATTGGTTGAAGCTGCAGAATGTTTTCAAGCAGCACAGTCTCTTGAAGAATCTACTCCACTTGAACCTTTCAGATGA